In one window of Candidatus Omnitrophota bacterium DNA:
- the trmD gene encoding tRNA (guanosine(37)-N1)-methyltransferase TrmD: MRFDIITIFPEMFAGVLQESILKRAQDKKKVVFHVHDLRKYSADKKHRRVDDRPFGGGPGMVMSPQPLFDAVRKIKGKRSARVIVMSPSGKPFTQARAKRLAQERNLIIICGHYEGIDERVRLKLADEEISIGDYVLTGGEVPAMVVADAVTRLVPGVVGKQESLESESFEDSMLECPHYTRPANFRGAKVPVVLLSGNHEAIKMWRHQQALAKTKKVRPDLLM, encoded by the coding sequence TTGCGATTCGATATCATTACTATTTTTCCGGAGATGTTCGCCGGCGTCCTGCAGGAGTCCATCCTCAAACGCGCGCAGGATAAAAAGAAAGTTGTCTTTCATGTCCACGACCTGCGCAAGTATTCAGCGGACAAAAAACACCGCAGGGTGGATGACCGTCCTTTCGGCGGGGGTCCGGGCATGGTCATGTCGCCCCAACCGCTGTTTGACGCCGTGCGCAAGATCAAGGGCAAGCGTTCGGCCAGGGTCATTGTCATGTCTCCTTCCGGAAAACCGTTCACGCAGGCGCGCGCCAAACGTCTGGCACAGGAGCGCAACCTCATCATCATTTGCGGCCATTATGAGGGCATTGACGAGCGCGTACGGCTCAAACTGGCGGACGAGGAAATTTCCATCGGTGATTATGTGCTGACCGGAGGGGAGGTCCCGGCCATGGTCGTGGCGGACGCGGTCACCCGGCTTGTTCCCGGTGTTGTGGGCAAGCAGGAGTCGCTGGAAAGCGAATCGTTTGAGGACAGCATGCTGGAGTGTCCCCATTACACCCGGCCGGCAAATTTTCGTGGCGCAAAAGTGCCGGTCGTGTTATTATCTGGAAATCATGAAGCCATCAAAATGTGGCGTCATCAGCAG